In one window of Deltaproteobacteria bacterium PRO3 DNA:
- the recA gene encoding recombinase RecA, with amino-acid sequence MSQAPTPQNTEREKAIALALSGIEKQFGKGSIMRLGEVEFQPMGSDLVIPTGSISLDIALGVGGLPKGRIVEIYGPESSGKTTLALQVVAQAQKKGGVCAVIDAEHALDVQYAKKLGVKTEDLLVSQPDSGEQALEIAESLVRSNAIDVIVVDSVAALVPKAELEGEMGDAQMGAQARLMSQALRKMTALINKSNTLVIFINQIRMKIGVMFGNPETTTGGNALKFYASVRMDIRRIGAIKVGDQAVGNRTRVKIVKNKVAPPFREVEFDIMYGEGVSREGDLLDLAGNSGLIDKTGSWFSYGKERIGQGRDNAKEFLKSNPKITDEIEQKLREHYGLGAPAKGAEKAEKAEAAPEKKRA; translated from the coding sequence ATGTCCCAAGCCCCTACCCCGCAGAACACCGAACGCGAAAAAGCCATCGCCCTCGCCTTGAGCGGCATCGAAAAACAATTCGGCAAAGGCTCGATCATGCGCCTAGGCGAGGTCGAGTTCCAGCCGATGGGTAGCGACCTGGTGATCCCCACCGGGTCGATCTCGCTCGACATCGCGCTGGGGGTCGGCGGCCTGCCGAAGGGGCGCATCGTCGAGATCTACGGACCCGAATCCTCGGGTAAAACCACCTTGGCCTTGCAAGTGGTCGCCCAAGCCCAGAAAAAAGGCGGCGTTTGCGCGGTGATCGACGCCGAGCACGCCCTCGACGTACAGTACGCGAAAAAATTGGGCGTCAAGACCGAGGACCTTTTGGTCAGCCAGCCCGACAGCGGCGAGCAGGCCCTCGAGATCGCCGAGTCGCTGGTCCGCAGCAACGCGATCGACGTCATCGTCGTCGACTCGGTGGCGGCCCTGGTGCCCAAGGCCGAGCTGGAGGGCGAGATGGGCGACGCGCAGATGGGCGCCCAGGCCCGCCTGATGAGCCAGGCCCTGCGCAAGATGACCGCGCTGATCAACAAGTCCAACACGTTGGTCATCTTCATCAACCAGATCCGCATGAAGATCGGCGTGATGTTCGGCAACCCCGAGACTACCACCGGCGGCAACGCCCTTAAATTCTACGCCTCGGTGCGCATGGACATCCGGCGCATCGGCGCGATCAAGGTCGGCGACCAGGCGGTCGGCAACCGCACCCGCGTCAAGATCGTCAAAAACAAGGTGGCGCCGCCCTTCCGCGAGGTCGAGTTCGACATCATGTACGGCGAGGGCGTCTCCCGCGAGGGCGACCTGCTCGACCTGGCCGGCAACAGCGGCCTGATCGACAAGACGGGCTCCTGGTTCAGCTACGGCAAAGAGCGCATCGGCCAGGGCCGGGACAACGCGAAGGAGTTCCTCAAGAGCAATCCCAAGATCACCGACGAAATCGAGCAGAAGCTCCGCGAGCATTACGGCCTGGGCGCCCCGGCCAAGGGCGCCGAAAAGGCGGAGAAGGCCGAGGCCGCGCCCGAGAAGAAGCGGGCCTAA
- a CDS encoding competence/damage-inducible protein A gives MIVEILATGNEVVDGDVVNSNASWLAQRMREAGFEPRFHSAVPDDEGLIAAALRQAVARADIVLVTGGLGPTVDDLTLEVAAKTFGRPLEVHEESLRRIRGFFERLGRKIGPNQEKQAWLPQGCTPLPNDVGTAPGAYWVEGRAHLAFFPGVPKELHEMFRRHFLPLVSGLSGGAALARKTLHCFGMPEGQLDQDLRPLLDERRELDGVKLGFRVRFPTIDLRLWCSAKDRATAEARVATAAKKIYAKVGEGIFGEDEVRLEEVVGRLLLERGKTLATAESCTGGLLASLITDVPGASRYFLEGVVTYSNAAKVRQLGVAPATLEAHGAVSAEVALEMARGIRARSGADFGVGITGIAGPEGGSPEKPVGTVHIAVAHPDGEWEQRFLFPFDRLRFKQLAAAAALDKVRRLMKAME, from the coding sequence ATGATCGTCGAGATCCTGGCCACGGGCAACGAGGTGGTCGACGGCGACGTCGTCAATTCCAACGCGAGCTGGCTGGCCCAGCGGATGCGGGAGGCCGGCTTCGAGCCGCGTTTTCACAGCGCCGTCCCGGACGACGAGGGCCTGATCGCGGCGGCCCTGCGCCAGGCCGTCGCCCGCGCCGATATCGTCCTGGTGACCGGCGGGCTAGGCCCCACGGTCGACGACCTGACCTTGGAGGTCGCCGCCAAGACCTTCGGCCGCCCGCTCGAGGTGCATGAGGAAAGCCTGCGTCGCATCCGCGGATTCTTCGAACGCCTCGGCCGCAAGATCGGCCCCAATCAGGAAAAGCAGGCCTGGCTGCCCCAGGGCTGTACGCCCCTGCCCAACGACGTGGGCACGGCTCCCGGGGCCTATTGGGTGGAGGGCCGGGCGCACCTTGCCTTCTTTCCCGGCGTGCCCAAGGAGCTGCACGAGATGTTCCGCCGGCATTTCCTGCCGCTTGTCTCGGGCTTAAGCGGGGGCGCCGCGCTGGCGCGCAAGACGCTCCATTGCTTCGGCATGCCGGAGGGGCAGCTCGACCAAGACCTGCGCCCCCTGCTCGACGAGCGCCGCGAGCTGGATGGAGTCAAGCTCGGCTTTCGCGTGCGCTTCCCGACGATCGACCTGCGGCTGTGGTGTTCGGCCAAGGACCGCGCGACCGCGGAGGCCCGGGTCGCGACCGCGGCGAAGAAGATCTACGCCAAGGTGGGGGAGGGGATCTTCGGCGAAGACGAGGTACGCCTCGAGGAGGTCGTCGGGCGCCTGTTGCTCGAGCGCGGCAAGACCCTGGCCACCGCCGAGTCCTGCACGGGCGGCCTCTTGGCCAGCCTGATCACCGACGTGCCGGGGGCGAGCCGCTATTTCCTCGAGGGCGTCGTGACCTACTCGAACGCGGCCAAGGTGCGGCAGCTCGGCGTCGCACCGGCCACCCTCGAGGCGCACGGCGCGGTCAGCGCCGAGGTCGCCCTCGAGATGGCCCGAGGGATCCGCGCCCGCAGCGGCGCGGACTTCGGCGTGGGGATCACCGGCATCGCGGGGCCGGAGGGCGGCTCGCCGGAAAAACCGGTCGGAACGGTGCACATCGCGGTCGCCCATCCCGACGGCGAGTGGGAGCAGCGCTTCCTCTTTCCCTTCGACCGGCTGCGCTTCAAGCAGCTGGCCGCGGCGGCGGCCTTGGATAAGGTGCGTCGGTTAATGAAAGCGATGGAATAA
- a CDS encoding type II toxin-antitoxin system Phd/YefM family antitoxin: METIGSAKFKEQCLALLDRVGPEGIVITKHGKAVAKLVPISAESSGLIGSLKGKIKVKGDVMSTGASWNAES, encoded by the coding sequence ATGGAAACGATCGGTTCCGCCAAATTTAAAGAACAATGCCTGGCCCTGCTGGACAGGGTTGGGCCCGAAGGCATTGTTATCACCAAGCACGGCAAGGCAGTTGCCAAATTGGTACCCATCTCCGCCGAATCCTCGGGGTTGATCGGCAGTCTCAAGGGAAAAATCAAGGTCAAGGGGGACGTCATGTCCACGGGTGCGTCCTGGAATGCTGAATCTTGA
- a CDS encoding type II toxin-antitoxin system VapC family toxin has protein sequence MLNLDTHILIFALEGSLSLKERKLLEKESWGISAIVLWELAKLSELGRIEMDLEDPEVLRALSKLHVWPIDLDVCRTLKKLDFKSDPADELIAATSLLHKVPLLTRDRKIKRSKRVPLAKG, from the coding sequence ATGCTGAATCTTGACACACATATTCTGATCTTCGCCCTGGAAGGTTCTTTAAGCCTGAAAGAACGAAAGCTCCTGGAAAAAGAAAGCTGGGGAATTTCCGCGATCGTCCTTTGGGAGCTCGCCAAGCTCTCGGAGCTGGGCAGGATCGAGATGGATCTCGAGGATCCAGAAGTCCTCCGCGCCCTCTCCAAGCTTCATGTGTGGCCAATCGATCTTGACGTCTGCCGCACCTTAAAAAAATTGGATTTTAAAAGCGATCCGGCGGACGAGTTAATCGCGGCGACCAGCCTACTGCACAAAGTTCCCCTATTGACTCGAGATCGGAAAATCAAAAGATCCAAGCGGGTTCCTTTGGCTAAGGGGTGA